In Nocardia sp. NBC_00403, one DNA window encodes the following:
- the ltrA gene encoding group II intron reverse transcriptase/maturase, producing MLERLRNDLKANRFVPQRVREKAIPKASGKIRRLGIPTTADRVVQAALKLVLEPIFEADFQPCSYGFRPKRRAQDAIAEIHFLATPTRNYEWVFEADISACFDEIDHTALMERVRRRVGDRRVLGWVKAFLRSGILTEQGLNRETITGTPQGGILSPLPATIALSVLDEHFAARWAALGPYWTRAEHRRVGIPVMKLVRYADDFVVMVAGKRGDAEALWDEVNAVLAPMGLRLSEEKTRVCHVDEGFDFLGWHIQRRPWRSRIGKRAVYTYPSKKALASIVGKVRTLTRRAKHRTLADLLRRLNPTLRGWCNYFRHGVSSRTFGYVDHFAVWRIVGWLRKRHLGLNMHTLVRRYLPGWQIRAGGIEMFRPESVVIERYRYRGTKIPTPWSSTAATGSPAPAT from the coding sequence CTGCTGGAGCGTCTTCGAAACGACTTGAAGGCGAACCGGTTTGTTCCTCAGCGGGTGCGGGAGAAGGCGATTCCCAAGGCGTCGGGCAAGATTCGCCGCCTGGGTATCCCGACAACCGCGGACCGCGTCGTGCAGGCCGCGTTGAAACTGGTGCTCGAGCCGATCTTCGAGGCGGATTTCCAGCCGTGTTCCTACGGCTTCCGCCCGAAACGCCGGGCTCAGGACGCGATCGCCGAGATCCACTTTCTCGCAACACCGACCCGGAATTATGAGTGGGTGTTCGAGGCAGACATCTCGGCGTGCTTCGACGAAATCGACCACACGGCCCTGATGGAGCGGGTGCGTCGACGCGTCGGAGACAGGCGCGTGCTGGGCTGGGTGAAGGCATTCCTGCGGTCCGGGATCTTGACCGAACAGGGTCTGAACCGGGAAACGATCACCGGCACTCCCCAGGGCGGGATCCTCTCGCCGCTGCCGGCCACTATCGCATTGTCCGTTCTGGACGAGCACTTCGCGGCCCGGTGGGCCGCGCTCGGACCGTATTGGACACGCGCCGAACATCGCCGCGTCGGTATCCCGGTCATGAAACTCGTCCGCTACGCGGACGACTTCGTGGTCATGGTCGCCGGGAAACGCGGTGACGCCGAAGCGCTTTGGGATGAGGTCAATGCGGTGCTCGCTCCGATGGGTTTGCGCCTGTCGGAGGAGAAGACGAGAGTCTGCCACGTTGATGAGGGGTTCGACTTCCTGGGCTGGCACATCCAGCGCCGACCCTGGCGAAGCCGGATCGGCAAACGAGCCGTCTACACCTATCCGTCGAAGAAGGCACTCGCCTCCATCGTCGGCAAGGTGCGGACGCTGACTCGCCGCGCGAAACATCGAACGCTCGCGGACTTGCTGCGCCGTCTCAACCCGACGCTGCGAGGCTGGTGCAACTACTTCCGCCACGGGGTGTCGTCGCGGACTTTCGGATACGTCGACCACTTCGCCGTTTGGCGGATTGTCGGCTGGCTCCGCAAACGACACCTCGGGCTGAACATGCACACCTTGGTCCGGCGCTACCTGCCTGGTTGGCAGATCCGCGCTGGAGGAATCGAGATGTTCCGGCCCGAATCGGTCGTGATCGAGCGATATCGCTACCGGGGCACCAAGATTCCCACGCCATGGTCGAGCACAGCGGCAACCGGATCACCCGCTCCAGCGACATGA
- a CDS encoding LysR family transcriptional regulator yields the protein MAETGNLTRAAEGLGLRSPSLSQQIRGLEQELGAELFERSAAGMTLTAAGRALLPEARVVLAAVDRGVRAVAAASANPMLSIGVPAGVVEDLPARIAAAARRAGAGVELRDLETDAQLELLGKGVLDAGIVSLPVEARRLVVIVVAEEPLGVLVGAEHRLAAASAVGWPDLESEELLWFRRELASGYHDAVLQVCHRNGWHPRLRIATARRSITLAELAGDPGLVGLRPRRDGAHERGLVWRPLASDAPKLRLGLVFPRDTHHLALPQLATDLRP from the coding sequence GTGGCCGAGACAGGCAATCTGACCCGTGCCGCGGAGGGGCTGGGATTGCGTTCTCCGTCGTTGAGTCAGCAGATCCGGGGGTTGGAGCAGGAGCTGGGGGCGGAGTTGTTCGAGCGGTCGGCGGCAGGGATGACGCTGACGGCGGCGGGTCGGGCGTTGCTTCCAGAGGCGCGGGTGGTGCTGGCGGCGGTGGATCGGGGGGTGCGTGCGGTCGCCGCGGCGTCGGCGAACCCGATGCTGTCGATCGGGGTGCCGGCGGGAGTGGTCGAGGATCTTCCGGCGCGGATCGCCGCGGCCGCCCGTCGCGCTGGCGCCGGGGTGGAGCTGCGGGACCTGGAGACCGATGCGCAGTTGGAGTTGCTGGGGAAGGGCGTGCTCGACGCCGGGATCGTGTCGCTACCGGTCGAGGCCAGGCGCTTGGTCGTGATTGTGGTGGCCGAGGAGCCATTGGGGGTGCTGGTCGGTGCCGAGCACCGACTCGCGGCCGCCAGCGCCGTGGGCTGGCCGGATCTGGAGAGTGAGGAGCTGTTGTGGTTCCGGCGGGAGCTGGCCTCGGGATATCACGACGCGGTACTGCAGGTGTGTCACCGCAATGGCTGGCATCCGCGGTTGCGGATCGCCACAGCGCGACGGTCGATCACGCTGGCAGAGCTGGCCGGTGATCCCGGTTTGGTGGGGTTGCGCCCGCGGCGCGACGGCGCGCACGAGCGGGGTCTGGTGTGGCGGCCGTTGGCCTCTGACGCGCCGAAGTTGCGGCTGGGTCTGGTATTTCCGCGTGATACGCATCA